CTACTACTTATTGGTGGTTCAGGCGTTCTGGCTAGTAAAGGTAAGTTTAAATTTTATAAATAAGAATTCTAAAGGCAATATCTGTGAATGCAGATATTGCTTTTTTGTTATGTTATAATGAAGAAAAACTGAAAGAAGGTACGTCCATGAAACAACTTTTTGAGATACTTCCTAATGAATGGGCAGAGAAGTTTTTAAATACAATGAAAGAACGTATTGAGTTGAGCTTTACAAATGAAGACGCAATCTCTTTAGTGCAAAGTAAAGCTGGTGGACGTGGCTATTTGCCGAAAGAACAAGGCTATCCAGTGAATGAAGAAGGCAAGGCACTCTCCTTTTTAGCACAAATAAATTTTGCAGAAATGCCAAAAATGGAACATTATCCAGAGTCTGGCTTGCTCGCTTTTTATGTTAATTATCAAAATGACTTGTATGGTCTTAATTTTGATAATCAAGCAGAACAAAATGGTTTCCGTGTATTTTTCTTTGAGGATTTAGAAAAAGAGAGCATGACTGCGGAAGAGCAAGATGTTTATTTTGAAGGAATTGATAAATCGGACCTTTATACAGTTGTCAAAGGCGAGTATAAGATTGCTGGGCGAGTATCGAAAGAACTTTTGCTGAATGACATCCAAGAGTTTGAAAAAGAATTTGGTAGTGATTTTTATGACGTAATGGAGCAAATTTTTGGTGAAGATGAAGATAAAGCGGATGAGCTGTTTAACCTTGCAATAGATGGCAGTCAACTGGGTGGTTATCCGTTCTTCATGCAAGAAGATCCGCGCATGCGTACAGAAAATTCGTATCATGACACGTTGCTGTTTCAACTTGCTAGCGTGTATAGCGAAGAGCCAGGTGCCAAAATAAATATAATGTGGGGCATGAGCGGAGTCGGCAACTTCTTTATTAATAAACAGGATTTAATCAATCGTGATTTTTCGAATGTTATTTATAACTGGGATTGTTAAAAAACCGTGCTACGTTACAAAAAAGAAAGAGGGTTAATCATGGAAGAACTTTTTGATATACTTCCTAGTGAATGGGCAGAACGATTTTTAGAAACAGAAAAAGAGCGGATAGAATTGCAATTTAAAGATGCAGGGCCGCTGTCATTGCTTCAAAGTAAAGCTGGTGGGCGCGGTTACTTGCCGAAAGAACAAGGCTATCCCGTGACCGAAGAAGGCAAGCCACTTTCGCTATTAGCACAAATTAATTTTTCAGAAATGCCACAAATGGAAAATTATCCGGAATTTGGTTTGCTTGCTTTTTATGTAGATTTTCAGGATGATTTATATGGACTTGATTTTGAAAATCCAACGAGCCAAGAAGGTTTTCGGGTATTTTTCTTTGATGATTTGGGGCAAGAAAGCTATACAAAAGAAGAACAAGAAATATTTTTCGATGAAGTAGAAAAGGGAGATTATTACTCACTTGTGAATGGAGAATTCGAAATAACTGGTCAAATATCTGATCAAATTTTATTAAATGATAGTTGTGATTTCAAAAATGAGTTTGGTGATTATTTTTATGAACTAGCTGACCAAATATTTGATGAGGATGCTGATAAATCATTTGCTCTTGCCAATTTAGCGTCTAAATTAGAGGCTAGCCAAATAGGTGGATATCCATTTTTTATACAAGATGACCCGCGTGTGTACATTGAAAATGCGCAACAGGATACATTGCTATTCCAGTTGAACAGTAAGTATAATCAAGAAAGTGGCAAAGTAGATATTATGTGGGGCGACTGCGGTGTCGGCAACTTCTTCATTAACAAGCAAGACTTAATAAATCGAGACTTTTCCAACATTCTGTATAACTGGGATTGTTCTTGACGAGAAGCAGAAATTCATTACGAATTTCTGCTTTTTTTATGCCCGAACAACTTTTCTAATACTTGTCCACCAATTTTTATTGACGATAAATGCAGTCAGCAGAATAAACGGGAAGAATTGTAGCGGGAAAATAAACAATAGGATCGATGCAGTTAGAACAGGTTTGCCAACGATTTTCGTACAACAAGCAGTCACGAAAACAGTAATTAAAAATCCAGTCGATCCATCAATCCAATAGGTTGCTATGTATCCCATCACAGTACTTGTAAAAATTGCTGGGAAAATCGCGCCACCATTCCAGCCAGTTGCTAAACAAATAGCGACTAAAACAGGTTTTAACAGTGCGATGATAAGTAAAAAAGGGATTGAATAATTTTGCACAGTAGTCGTTAATTCAATTAGCTGATGTTCGCCGGAAAATAACATGAATGAAGAAATAATTCCAAACAAACCAATGCTTAAACCACCGATAATAGCCGCGACCATTTTATTTTTAATCACAGAAGCCGCTTTGGCGATATAAACTTGTAGCTGCTGAAAATAAACACTAAAGAGCCAACCAAGAATAATCGTCGGGATAAAAAGCAAAATAAACCACCAAGACCAACCCATATCAGGTAACCGAATCGCAAAAATACTCGCCGGCATTTTTAAAAAGGATTTCAGCCAAAGGAAGGAGCCGAGTGCGCTAAAAGAGATAATAAGTGACAATACCAATTTAGAGTTTTTAGGGATTTTCTTCGCTTGACTACTTTCATCGATTTCCTCTGCCAATCCACTAAACGGAGCATGGAAAATACTAGAAATAATCGCGCCAACACTTAAACTAACAAGCTCTTCTTTATGCGCCATAGATAGTTTTAAATGGTCAATAATCCAAGTTGTCGCACCCCCAACAATACCAACTAAAGCAGCTTCCGGACCAACGCTCGCTCCGAAAGTTAAAATAATCCAAGCACTGAGTATTGTTGGAAGCAGAACTTTGCGGTATTCAATCCGCCCAGTTTTTTTCGCTTCGGCAATATTATCATGCATTGAACGCGGATAGTCCCCAAGTTTGAGCTGAACCATCCCTACAAAAAAACTACCAATCAAGCCAATTAGTAGAGGATAATACCATGATAAATTAAACTGATTAGGAAGATAAGTCCATAAAAACGTCGTAGCAAAATGAACTACTGCTAAAAATAATGCCGCGATAACGCCTACTAAAATTCCAAGGATAAAAGTATAAACGACAAATACCAGTGTTAACTTTTTCAACCATTCCAGCCCCTTTGTAAAAATCCGTTGATATCATGATTTTCCCTTTAACATCAAGGTATAAACAACCATCAAAATGCAAAAAAAGCCGACTACAATGAGCCAGCTTCTTGATCACATAAATATTTCTAAAATAAATCCAATCGCAACCCCAGTCACTGCTCCAAAGAAAACTTCCATTGGTTTATGACCAAGTAATTCTTTTAAATGCTTCGTTTTTTCTTCTTGTTCAGGTGCCGCAAGTCCTTTGGCATGTTCCACGAAGTCTTGAAAATCCGTTACTAATTTGTTTAAAACAACAGCCTGTTCGCCGGCTTGTCTTCTAACGCCAGTCGCATCAAACATTACAATGATACCAAATACAACAGCAATCGCGAAATAAGGCGAGTCTAATCCGTATTCGATTGCGAGCGTGGTCATTAAAGCAGTAACAGCAGCTGAGTGAGAACTAGGCATACCACCAGTGGAAAACATTAGCCCGACATTGAATTTCCGATAAACTAAAATATGGATCGGAACCTTTACCACTTGGGCAAAAACTATCGCAATAATAGATGCAATTAATGGTGTATTCGTAAATATCGACATCAAATCTCCCCTGTCAAAAAGTCTACTCTTATTTTACCACAATGAGCTTGTTAAAAACCTTTTCTAGAATTTTTCTTCTAACTCTTATATAATAAAGTATAAATCAAATTCGGGAAGAAGGGAACTTATGGGATTTCAAGAAACTATTGGTATTGAAATTATTTCAGTAGAAAAAGGAAAAGCAGTCATCCAATTAGAAATAACAGAAAAAGTGCATCAACCATTTGGCTATTTGCACGGTGGAGTTTCCGTTGCTTTAGCAGAACATGCCGCTAGTATTGGTGCTGCAAATTCAATTGAAGCTGATGAAATCGTCTTTGGTTTAGAAATTAACGCCAACCATCTAGCATCGAAACAAGCGGGACTCGTGACCGCAACAGCAGAAGCAGTCCACCTTGGCAAAAGCACGCAAGTATGGGAAATCAATATAACTGATGAAAACGATAGATTAATCTGTATCAGCAGATGTACCATTGCAGTTAAAAAGAAACGAAAATAAAAAGCATGGCAGAGCTCAGTATATGAACTCGCGCCATGCTTCTTTTATTTCTCTGTTTTATCGTCGTCTGATTCTGTTTCACTTTCATCTTGTTCGATGATTTCATGCTCGGAATCATCCGACTGTTCTTCAATCGTTTGTTCTTCGCGTTCACGTTCTTGTTCTTCTTGATCTTCACGTTCATCAATTTTTTCTTCGCGTCGTTCCCATTCCATTCGTTCTTCCAATTCTTCACGCTCTTGTCGCGCTTTTTCAATTTGTTCTTGGCGAATAATAAGACTTTTCTTTTTCTTGATATCGTCTTTTTTCACTGAACGCAATTGGTCACGAATTCGAATCGCAAGCGGAACACCGGTATCATAAGCGGCCCGGTTAATAAGGTGAGAAGCTACTGGCGTTGTTAAGAAAATAAACAAGACAGCCAGAAGTACTCGCGCATTAAAACCTTCACCTGAGTGGAAAAAGTAACCAACCGTTGCAAATAGAAGTAAACTAACGCCAAACGTATTACTAATCCCAGCCGCATGCGTTCTTGTGTAAACATCTGGTAGCCTAATAACACCAATTGCCGCAAGAATACTTAGCAAACCGCCGATTAAAATCATTACAGAAATAATAATCTCAATTATCACGTTCACGGTCAATCACCTTTCCTTTCTCAATAAATTTGGCAAAGGAAACCGTTCCAATAAAAGCAAGAAGGGCAATGAGTAAAATAACATCTAAAAAGGCATGCGTATCATAAAACATCGAAAGTAAGGCAACAATTGCCACCAAGTTCATCCCGATAGAATCCAGCGCCACCACTTTGTCAGAAGTTGTCGGTCCTTTTAAAATACGGTAAAGATATAAGAAGGTCGAAATCGAATAGAGAAGTAAACCAATAGATAAAGCAATTTGAATAATCATCCGTGGAACACCTCCATAATCGCACCTTCGTAAGACTTACGGATGGTCGCAATTTCTTCTTCAATATTCGGGACATGAAGCGAATGAACATAGATTGCTTTATAATCATCCGAAATATCAATCGAAAGCGTTCCGGGCGTTAATGTAATCAGTAAAGCGAGCATCGTCACTTCCCAGTCCGTCTCAAGTGTCGTATCATATCTGAAAATCCCCGGTCGAATGTTCATATCTTTCTTTAAAACAATCCGACTTACATGAACCGTAGAAACAATTAAATCATGTAAAAAACGGAAAACCAGTTTGATAAGCGCAAATAACCGGAAAAGGTAAAATCTCGACCCAAGGAAACGCCGCATAAAGAACAGCAGGAATATCCCAATGATAAAGCCAATGATAAAGGTCGCAAAACTAAACGATGACTCCAAAAACATCCACAAACAAGCAAGTATTATATTAAGAATAAGTTGAAAAGCCATCTTTTATCACTCCTTTATCACCGCATGGATATAAACAGAAGGGTCAACAAGTGGGTCAACCGCCTGTTCAATAAACGGATAAATTGCGTTACTAAACACACCATAACCAATCGAAATTGCAAGTAGAATAACTACCGGTACAAGCATTTTTTTATACGGAATTTGTAAATTGAATACGCCTTTTTTCTCGCCCCAGAAGCCTTTTGTAAAGACTTTGATTAAAGACATAAGAACGAATAAACTCGAAAGTAAAATGATAATCCCGCCAACGATTTGGCCAGCAGAGAATGCTCCTTCAACAATCAACAGTTTTCCGATAAATCCGCTAAGTGGTGGGATTCCAGCAAGCCCAAGTGTGGCAATAAAGAAAATCCAACCAAGTGACGGTTTCACGCTCATTAAGCCACTGAATTTTTTCACGCTAGAGTAACCAGTAATCGCCATCACAATCCCAACAATAAGGAAGAGGGCGGCTTTGATAATCATATCGTGGATTAAGTAAAATACAGCGCCAGTCATCGATTCGCGTGTCATAATCGAAACACTGAACAGAATAACACCAATTGCAATCATAATATTGTAAATCACAATCGTCTTCATATCATAGTAACTAATGGCCCCAATAACCCCAAGAATAATCGTCACAATCGCGAGAATCCCAAGCAGCGGAACAACAAAGTCAGTCAGTGAACTAAAGAATAGCGTGTACGTCCGAATAATCGCGTAAACCCCAACCTTAGTTAGAAGTCCGCCGAATAAAGCAAGAACTGGAATCGGTGGAGCAAAGTAGGACCCTGGAAGCCAGAAATAAAGCGGGAAAAGACCTGCTTTCAGACCGAATACAAACAAGAACAGAACCGCGACAACGCTTATCATTCCTGTATTTGCACCATTTAAGTCCGTGATTTTTTGCGAAATATCCGCCATGTTAAGCGTTCCAATCATCGAGTAAAGCAATGCAATCGCTACAACGAAAAATCCGGAACCAACCACATTAATCAGCAAATATTTAATCGTCGCTTTAAGTTGAACCTGCGTCCCACCAATGACAAGCAATACATAAGACGCCATCAGCATAACTTCAAAGAACACAAACATATTAAAAATATCACCAGTTAAAAACGAACCATTAACCCCAACAATCATAAAGAGAATCGCTGGATAATATAAAAATTTCTCCCGTGGCTTCCCAATCGTATAAAAGGAATAAAGTACCACACAGAATAAAACAATACTTGTCGTTGCCGTAAGTAAGACAGCTAACATATCGCCAACCATCGTAATCCCAAAAGGAGCCGCCCAGTTACCAATATTCAAGGTCGTAATCCCATTTTCGCGAATATAAAATACAAGGAAAAGGCTCGCCACAACCAAGATACCACTAAAAATAAGGGCGAATACCCGTTGAACGATCACTCGTTTTGGCAGTAGCATTAACGTAATTGCTCCAAGGAAAGGAATCAATATCGGCATTAAAATTAAATTATTCATCATCGGCTTCATGTCCTCTCGTCTTGGATACACTCTCGCTATCAAGCTCCTGATACGCTCTATAAGCAAGAACAAGGAAAAAGGCAGTTACACCAAAGCTTATAACAATCGCAGTCAAAATAAGTGCTTGTGGAAGGGGATCGTTGTATGTTCCTGACCCCGGCGTACCAAGAATCGGCACACGTCCTTTTTTCAGACCGCCCATCGTTAGTACGAGCAAATTGACGCCGTGACTTAGGACAGCTGTTCCAATAATAATCCGTAGCAAACTTTTAGAGAGAATTAAGTAGACAGCAGCGGCAAAAATCAAGCCGATTAAAATAGACATTAATAGTTCCATCAGTCACTCTCCCCAATCGTTTGAATTATCGTAAGTGTTACACCGACAACAACTAAGTAAACCCCAAGGTCAAACAAAGTCGCCGTGTGCAACGCAGTATCTCCTAAAATGGGCAAATCAACATGACCAAATTTATGTGTTAAGAAAGCATCACCCGTGAAAATTCCAATCATCCCAGTACCTAGAGCAAAGACAAGTCCAACCCCAGTGAGCATAATCGTATTAATATTAAGCATACTAGCAACTGTTTTTGTATCATAAGCAAGTAATGTTAGCGTAATTGCGCCAGCCGTTGTAAGCCCGGCCACAAACCCACCACCAGGATTATAATGTCCCGCAAAGAATAAATGGAGCGAGAATAAGAAAATAATGAAAGCAACTACTTTCGTTACATTTCTCAGTAGAACGTCATTCGTTTTCATCATTCTCACCTCGTTTCGTCAGTCGTAATTTAATCATCGCATAAATACCAATCGCGGCAATTGACAGTACAGCTGTTTCAAACATCGTATCAAAACCACGGAAGTCAACTAAGATAACATTAACAATATTTCGTCCCGCCGCTTCCACGTAGGCATTATCCACATAGTATTTCGAAATCGAATCATAAAAAGTTGTATTATACGCTGAAAGGGAAACAAGTGTGATAATCACACCAACCCCGATACTTAAAAATGTTTTCATTGATAACCATTTCGGCTTTTCCTCAATATTACTAAACTGAGGAAGGTGATAGAACACAAGTAGATAAAGCACAACTGAAATAGTTTCAATAATAAGCTGTGTCAACGCAAGGTCAGGCGCTCTTGAGATAACGAAGAAAATACTAATCGTATAACCCATCGCTCCTAATAAGATAATTGAAGTAATCCGCGACTTGGAAAAGACAATCCCAACCAACGTCACTAAAATTACTGCCGCTAAAACAAAATCAACAACCGTCACTTTCGTCATACTTGAAAAATTGAAATCAAGTGCCTGCGTGAAAATCATGACCGAAGCCATCATTAAAATAAAGGCAGATAACATGTAATTCAAGTAAGTTCTAAGCCAACCAGTCATAATAAACATCGTCATCCGGTAGGAACCTTGTTCTAAATAATACATCCCATTATCATACGTTTTTCCAATTCGCAGCGCTTTTGGAACGCGTGTCGTAATCCAAGGTTTCCAGTATTTATGTGTAAGAAACAAGACAATCCCAACCGCCACAACGCCAAATGTCATTAATAAGGCTGGTGTAAATCCGTGCCATAAACTAATATGAATCGAAAAATCAGTAGAAAGTCCAGGAACAATCGCCCTGACAGCAGGTTCCAAAATTGGCTCTGCAATTAAATTAGGGAAAAGACCAATCCCAACCACAAATACCGATAAAATAATCGGCGGTAAAAGGAGTCCAAATGGCGCTTCATGTGGTTTTTTCGGCAGTAAGTAAGGTTTCACTTTTCCAGTGAAAGTTTTGAAGAAAATAATCATGCTGTAAACAAACGTAAACACGCTGGCAACCCAAGCTACAACTGGAAGCAGAACGCCCCAAGTGCTTGCATCAAACAATTGCAAATGCGTAATATTTACCATGCTTTCAAAAAACATTTCTTTACTTAAAAAGCCGTTAAAAGGTGGAATCCCAGCCATTGCGAACGTTCCGATAAACGCAATCGTTGCCGTAATTGGCATAATTCGCATCAAACCGCCAAGTCGCCTAATATCCCGTGTACCAGTTTCGTGATCGACAATCCCAACCATCATAAACAAGCTACCTTTAAATGTTGCGTGATTAAATAGGTGGAACACAGCCGCGACAATCGCCATCACATAAATATCATCACTGAGCGTATCAAAGTGAAGCGAGGCAGCCCCGACGCCAAGAAGCGCCATGATGAGGCCGAGCTGACTAATCGTTGAGTAAGCCAAAATCGCTTTTAAATCATTTTTCTTCGTAGCATTTAGTGAGCCCCAGAACAGGGTCGTAATCCCAACGAGCGAGACCGTCCAAAACCAGACACCCGAACTCGCGAACAGTGGCGTAAACCGAGCCACAATATAAATCCCAGCTTTAACCATCGTAGCCGAGTGAAGGTAGGCACTAACCGGAGTAGGTGCTTCCATCGCATCCGGCAGCCAAATATGAAACGGAACTTGCGCAGATTTTGTAAATGCGCCGAGCAAAACAAGAATCATCGCGGGAATGAATAAGCTATTATTACTAATTACATCCGCATCACGAATAATCGCTCGAATCGAAAATGAATCGCTCATAATATGAAGCAAAATAAATCCACCAAGCATCATCAATCCGCCGAAAACAGTAATCAGCATTGACTTACGAGCCCCGTAACGCGAACGCTCGCGGTGATACCAGTACCCAATCAATAAGAACGAACTAATCGAAGTCAGCTCCCAGAAAAGATACAGCACAATCAAGTTATCACTCAAGACAACCCCAAGCATTGCCGTCATAAAAATAAATAAAAATGTATAGAAATTGCTAAGTCGTTCTTTCTTTTTCCCTAAATAATAAATAGAGTAAAATGTAACGAGTGAACCAATCCCAGTAATAAGTAGCGCAAACAGCAAACTTAGCCCATCGACCACTACCGTAAAATTAATTCCAAGTCGCGGAATCCAAGGCATCGAAACAATCGTAGCCCCGTCCATCGTTTTTGGAATAAATGTTAAGAAGTAAATAAACAAAGTCACTGGAATCGGAAGTACTAACCAGCCAGTATGAACTTGTTTAGTCCACCGATAAAAAAGTGGGATTAGCAGTGCCACAATAAATGGCAGAACAATAGCTAGATGAAGAAATGACAAAATCGGCTCCTCCTCGAAGAATTTTTATACGGAAACTCATCCTGGAAATGTGAAAATAAGAACAGGAATTCATTATTTTTTAAGCAAGTACTTACATTTAATGAAACATAGCAATAACTAAAATTTTAGAAAATCATGCTAAATCATCAAATTTCAACAACTTTACTATTCACGAAGTACCCAAATAAACGCCGTACTTTTATATTTTTTATTATAACATACTTTTTTATCTGAAAAAAAGGCAGGAAACTTAACTTTATAAATCAATTTACGGAAATTTAAAAAACAATTAAATAGGAAGAACAAAAAAACAAACCCAAGAAAAATCTCGGGTTTGAGAAAGTTTAATCGACGTTAACATGTCGCTTTCGGTCGGAACGAAGCGCATAAAGCAAAATGAAAAACGCAACGAGAAACATAAAACTCATAAATAAGAAAACGCTTGGAATGCCGGTAAAACCAGCAAGCGTCCCACCAAGAATTGGCCCAATCACATTTCCGAGGAAACGAGCACTTTGATTGTAACCAAGCATCTCACCTTGCATAACTCCAGGTGCTGCAAGCCGGATATACGCCGTCGTACAAGGCACCATCCCACCAATCGCAATCCCGAATAAAAAGCGGAAGAAGATAAATACCCAAAGATTGGTTGCGAATGCTTGTGGAATAACGAAAACTGCTGCCATAATCAATAAGATATTCAGTATTTTCTCATACCCATATTTGTCGCCGAGCTGCCCCCATTTCCGCGTCATCACTAAATTCCCAAATCCAGTTGCAGAAAACGCCAGCCCCGACAAGAACGCAATATTATCCGATTTTGTCATATCACCAACATAAAGTGCAAGTAATGGTTGAACGCTAAAGTTAGCAATTTGGATCAACGCAGTAATGACCATGACCGTAAACAGAACTCGCAGCGTGAAAATTTGCTTCAATACCGCACGACGAGAATAGACCACTTTGGCAGCTTCTTTTTGTTCCTCTGTCCGAATTTCTTTGACACCAAAAGCGACAATCAAAGCCGCAACCATCATCGCAATCCCAGTAATCGTAAAGGTATCTTTAAAGCCAAATAAATCCGCCATCGCGCCACCAATCAGCGGACCAAAAAGCATACCAGTCACACCGCCGAGTTGAAGCGTACCGAGAACTTTCCCAGCTTCATTCCGAGGCGTTTGTCGCGCAATAAAGGCATTACTCACACCAATAAAACCAGTTACAACCCCCATGAAAATACGCAAAATTAGCAAGTAAGTGACAGAATGCGCAAATCCCATCAAAAAAATACAAATTGATAAACCGACTGAAGTCAGAATCAAAATCCCTTTATAACCATGCTTATCACCAATCCGCCCCCAAATCGGCGAAAAGATAAAGGCAATCAAAAATGTTACGCCAAAAATATAACCGGCCCATCTTTGCACATACGCATTGCTGTAATCGCCAAATGTTTCGATGTAGAGAGATAAAAACGGCATAATCATTGTCATACTGGCTGACATCAACAAGTTTGCCAGCATTAAGATGTACAAATTCCGTGTTCGAGTTGTCATAAAAGAATCATCTCTATTCGTATTATTGTTAAAACTGTCCTTTTCATTATAGAATAAAAGATAGCGAATGAAAAATAAAGTGAAGGATGTGCATTTTTGGTTAAAAAAATTGTCATTTGGGTTTCAGCTGTTATACTAGTACTGTATCTGATTGCTGTCGTTGTTAATTTGCTTATTATTTGGCTACGTTAGTAAACAATA
This DNA window, taken from Listeria swaminathanii, encodes the following:
- a CDS encoding YwqG family protein, whose product is MKQLFEILPNEWAEKFLNTMKERIELSFTNEDAISLVQSKAGGRGYLPKEQGYPVNEEGKALSFLAQINFAEMPKMEHYPESGLLAFYVNYQNDLYGLNFDNQAEQNGFRVFFFEDLEKESMTAEEQDVYFEGIDKSDLYTVVKGEYKIAGRVSKELLLNDIQEFEKEFGSDFYDVMEQIFGEDEDKADELFNLAIDGSQLGGYPFFMQEDPRMRTENSYHDTLLFQLASVYSEEPGAKINIMWGMSGVGNFFINKQDLINRDFSNVIYNWDC
- a CDS encoding YwqG family protein → MEELFDILPSEWAERFLETEKERIELQFKDAGPLSLLQSKAGGRGYLPKEQGYPVTEEGKPLSLLAQINFSEMPQMENYPEFGLLAFYVDFQDDLYGLDFENPTSQEGFRVFFFDDLGQESYTKEEQEIFFDEVEKGDYYSLVNGEFEITGQISDQILLNDSCDFKNEFGDYFYELADQIFDEDADKSFALANLASKLEASQIGGYPFFIQDDPRVYIENAQQDTLLFQLNSKYNQESGKVDIMWGDCGVGNFFINKQDLINRDFSNILYNWDCS
- a CDS encoding chloride channel protein, whose product is MKKLTLVFVVYTFILGILVGVIAALFLAVVHFATTFLWTYLPNQFNLSWYYPLLIGLIGSFFVGMVQLKLGDYPRSMHDNIAEAKKTGRIEYRKVLLPTILSAWIILTFGASVGPEAALVGIVGGATTWIIDHLKLSMAHKEELVSLSVGAIISSIFHAPFSGLAEEIDESSQAKKIPKNSKLVLSLIISFSALGSFLWLKSFLKMPASIFAIRLPDMGWSWWFILLFIPTIILGWLFSVYFQQLQVYIAKAASVIKNKMVAAIIGGLSIGLFGIISSFMLFSGEHQLIELTTTVQNYSIPFLLIIALLKPVLVAICLATGWNGGAIFPAIFTSTVMGYIATYWIDGSTGFLITVFVTACCTKIVGKPVLTASILLFIFPLQFFPFILLTAFIVNKNWWTSIRKVVRA
- a CDS encoding divergent PAP2 family protein, with translation MSIFTNTPLIASIIAIVFAQVVKVPIHILVYRKFNVGLMFSTGGMPSSHSAAVTALMTTLAIEYGLDSPYFAIAVVFGIIVMFDATGVRRQAGEQAVVLNKLVTDFQDFVEHAKGLAAPEQEEKTKHLKELLGHKPMEVFFGAVTGVAIGFILEIFM
- the menI gene encoding 1,4-dihydroxy-2-naphthoyl-CoA hydrolase MenI, translated to MGFQETIGIEIISVEKGKAVIQLEITEKVHQPFGYLHGGVSVALAEHAASIGAANSIEADEIVFGLEINANHLASKQAGLVTATAEAVHLGKSTQVWEINITDENDRLICISRCTIAVKKKRK
- the mnhG gene encoding monovalent cation/H(+) antiporter subunit G, which translates into the protein MNVIIEIIISVMILIGGLLSILAAIGVIRLPDVYTRTHAAGISNTFGVSLLLFATVGYFFHSGEGFNARVLLAVLFIFLTTPVASHLINRAAYDTGVPLAIRIRDQLRSVKKDDIKKKKSLIIRQEQIEKARQEREELEERMEWERREEKIDEREDQEEQEREREEQTIEEQSDDSEHEIIEQDESETESDDDKTEK
- a CDS encoding Na(+)/H(+) antiporter subunit F1, whose amino-acid sequence is MIIQIALSIGLLLYSISTFLYLYRILKGPTTSDKVVALDSIGMNLVAIVALLSMFYDTHAFLDVILLIALLAFIGTVSFAKFIEKGKVIDRERDN
- a CDS encoding Na+/H+ antiporter subunit E, which codes for MAFQLILNIILACLWMFLESSFSFATFIIGFIIGIFLLFFMRRFLGSRFYLFRLFALIKLVFRFLHDLIVSTVHVSRIVLKKDMNIRPGIFRYDTTLETDWEVTMLALLITLTPGTLSIDISDDYKAIYVHSLHVPNIEEEIATIRKSYEGAIMEVFHG
- a CDS encoding Na+/H+ antiporter subunit D; translation: MNNLILMPILIPFLGAITLMLLPKRVIVQRVFALIFSGILVVASLFLVFYIRENGITTLNIGNWAAPFGITMVGDMLAVLLTATTSIVLFCVVLYSFYTIGKPREKFLYYPAILFMIVGVNGSFLTGDIFNMFVFFEVMLMASYVLLVIGGTQVQLKATIKYLLINVVGSGFFVVAIALLYSMIGTLNMADISQKITDLNGANTGMISVVAVLFLFVFGLKAGLFPLYFWLPGSYFAPPIPVLALFGGLLTKVGVYAIIRTYTLFFSSLTDFVVPLLGILAIVTIILGVIGAISYYDMKTIVIYNIMIAIGVILFSVSIMTRESMTGAVFYLIHDMIIKAALFLIVGIVMAITGYSSVKKFSGLMSVKPSLGWIFFIATLGLAGIPPLSGFIGKLLIVEGAFSAGQIVGGIIILLSSLFVLMSLIKVFTKGFWGEKKGVFNLQIPYKKMLVPVVILLAISIGYGVFSNAIYPFIEQAVDPLVDPSVYIHAVIKE
- a CDS encoding Na(+)/H(+) antiporter subunit C, with the protein product MELLMSILIGLIFAAAVYLILSKSLLRIIIGTAVLSHGVNLLVLTMGGLKKGRVPILGTPGSGTYNDPLPQALILTAIVISFGVTAFFLVLAYRAYQELDSESVSKTRGHEADDE
- a CDS encoding Na(+)/H(+) antiporter subunit B — protein: MMKTNDVLLRNVTKVVAFIIFLFSLHLFFAGHYNPGGGFVAGLTTAGAITLTLLAYDTKTVASMLNINTIMLTGVGLVFALGTGMIGIFTGDAFLTHKFGHVDLPILGDTALHTATLFDLGVYLVVVGVTLTIIQTIGESD
- a CDS encoding Na+/H+ antiporter subunit A, with translation MSFLHLAIVLPFIVALLIPLFYRWTKQVHTGWLVLPIPVTLFIYFLTFIPKTMDGATIVSMPWIPRLGINFTVVVDGLSLLFALLITGIGSLVTFYSIYYLGKKKERLSNFYTFLFIFMTAMLGVVLSDNLIVLYLFWELTSISSFLLIGYWYHRERSRYGARKSMLITVFGGLMMLGGFILLHIMSDSFSIRAIIRDADVISNNSLFIPAMILVLLGAFTKSAQVPFHIWLPDAMEAPTPVSAYLHSATMVKAGIYIVARFTPLFASSGVWFWTVSLVGITTLFWGSLNATKKNDLKAILAYSTISQLGLIMALLGVGAASLHFDTLSDDIYVMAIVAAVFHLFNHATFKGSLFMMVGIVDHETGTRDIRRLGGLMRIMPITATIAFIGTFAMAGIPPFNGFLSKEMFFESMVNITHLQLFDASTWGVLLPVVAWVASVFTFVYSMIIFFKTFTGKVKPYLLPKKPHEAPFGLLLPPIILSVFVVGIGLFPNLIAEPILEPAVRAIVPGLSTDFSIHISLWHGFTPALLMTFGVVAVGIVLFLTHKYWKPWITTRVPKALRIGKTYDNGMYYLEQGSYRMTMFIMTGWLRTYLNYMLSAFILMMASVMIFTQALDFNFSSMTKVTVVDFVLAAVILVTLVGIVFSKSRITSIILLGAMGYTISIFFVISRAPDLALTQLIIETISVVLYLLVFYHLPQFSNIEEKPKWLSMKTFLSIGVGVIITLVSLSAYNTTFYDSISKYYVDNAYVEAAGRNIVNVILVDFRGFDTMFETAVLSIAAIGIYAMIKLRLTKRGENDENE